A portion of the Aquila chrysaetos chrysaetos chromosome 4, bAquChr1.4, whole genome shotgun sequence genome contains these proteins:
- the LOC115340642 gene encoding LOW QUALITY PROTEIN: NFX1-type zinc finger-containing protein 1-like (The sequence of the model RefSeq protein was modified relative to this genomic sequence to represent the inferred CDS: deleted 2 bases in 1 codon): MRRRVPPSRRDLSPPRAQPWSPKRRRSASPDGDWDAPYNGWPAPEPGRSDEPPDLLGNLEQLCDSSPRQLLPFLRDHTLELGRLLARRDLSPAQVYTLLRTLGAALEQGGARQPPTPLLALLLTRDFILGDLLRFITELDTFQCREGRISQEVVGDTVVALHRLLTACPGHVPTLLCYPVDLLFCTVQRLQSRGFQFSWLIQQRLHDARRLVDKAFPHRHRPAGAWRDDFREVPVIPAPEELFGEAEGRLRPNLCRGAHESAAAYLDLHFRLLREDFLKPLRDGIAAAFSLGGPDGDGAALSLYRGVQLHAVAATLAGPVYLARFLPRTGPAAAECLKSGSLTCLLSEDCSHVLFGVVAGVPKQRAAHRDRIWLHIQTYRHRQLLTHLGRTSFTMVESPAFFEAYRHVLEGLQELSPTAVPFGRYLVHCKPSIRRPAHLGADRLFSLAPLLPDGKEKGEKPAVDLSAVSLEDPEVWSPKIFPHLDESQLAAIRLALSREFVLIQGPPGTGKTFIGLKITELLLRNQGGEPWGERPPLLVVCYTNHALDQFMEGILQFQPSKVVRIGGKCRSKKVMGCSLQLLRQRALCGPWGAGSRRQYAQMRSALQEQEKSIAFHTEVRGLLHRGILTASELETEIMNDDLLFKVGVGGRRSPAGGLGLRSTFPVTPPPRVLCIWTCCSGCRCSPRCRRRTGARGEARTTWQARSKGPGGGRGGPEVEESWEPRRDERCLDEEEEFDPAEAERRRAREKFAYIIPEEEGPLDAQLARRLQDSDAMTDREVGHLRSLWQLRLGDRWRLYRRWLGAYGEALEEALARRLEEYEQSAAQLAQHQLQEDLQILRQSRVIGMTTTGAAKYRKLLQSVRPQTVIVEEAAEILEAHVLTCLTASCKHLILIGDHQQLRPKPADYTLEKKYRLGISLFERMINNEIPHVQLLCQHRMRPEISQLLVPFFYEALRDHPAVGGYEKIKGVESSVFFIQHAGAEDLSGHTGSYSNRSEAAFLVHLCKYLLEQGYAKGQLTVLTPYSGQVATIRQLLARRDMAKVAVCTVDDFQGEESDIVLLSLVRSNPEGRIGFLGDRHRICVAFSRARKGFYCIGDLEGIARGAGGRLWAEILAALKSKGLVGDGLALTCQNHPEVTATVRDASDFRQSPEGGCTRRCRMPLPCGHPCPRHCHPRDREHRRAHCCLPCARPPCERGHPCPKLCWEECGPCLKKVEKVLPRCGHRQRLPCHVPAERWRCQEPCPRPLACGHPCPRRCGDDCGGDDCGRDDCRREDRGGDDRGGDDRSGDSCGGDNRGGDDCSGDDCSGDECSGDDCRRDDCSGDDCGGDNHGGDDCSGDDCGGHNCGKAVEGVLPHDQPACTQKELAAACQESSRQSLE, translated from the exons ATGCGACGCCGCGTCCCCCCGTCCCGCCGGGACCTCTCCCCACCCCGCGCCCAGCCCTGGAGCCCAAAGCGACGGCGGTCGGCGAGCCCCGATGGGGACTGGGACGCCCCGTACAATGGCTGGCCGGCTCCCGAGCCGGGGCGCAGCGACGAGCCCCCCGACCTCCTGGGCAACCTGGAGCAGCTCTGCGACAGCAGCCCCCggcagctcctgcctttccTGCGGGACCACACGCTGGAGCTGGGCCGGCTGCTGGCCCGCCGGGACCTGAGCCCGGCCCAGGTGTACACACTGCTGCGGACCCTCGGGGCCGCCCTGGAGCAGGGGGGAGCGCGGCAGCCCCCCACGCCCCTTCTGGCCCTGCTGCTGACCCGGGATTTCATCCTGGGGGACCTGCTGAGGTTCATCACGGAGCTGGACACCTTCCAGTGCCGGGAGGGACGGATCTCCCAGGAGGTGGTGGGGGACACGGTGGTCGCTCTCCACCGCCTGCTGACCGCCTGCCCCGGCCACGTGCCGACGCTGCTCTGCTACCCCGTCGACCTCCTCTTCTGCACCGTGCAGCGGCTCCAGAGCCGCGGCTTTCAATTCTCCTGGCTCATCCAGCAGCGCCTACACGACGCCAGGCGTCTGGTGGACAAGGCTTTCCCCCACCGCCACCGCCCCGCCGGCGCCTGGCGGGACGACTTCCGCGAGGTGCCAGTGATCCCCGCGCCCGAGGAGCTTTTTGGGGAGGCGGAGGGCCGGCTGCGCCCCAACCTGTGCCGCGGGGCGCACGAGAGTGCCGCAGCCTACCTGGACCTGCACTTCCGACTGTTGCGGGAGGATTTCCTCAAGCCGCTGCGGGACGGCATCGCGGCGGCGTTCTCCCTCGGCGGCCCCGACGGCGACGGGGCGGCGCTCAGCCTCTACCGGGGGGTGCAGCTCCACGCCGTGGCCGCCACGCTGGCCGGCCCCGTCTACCTGGCCCGTTTCTTGCCCCGCACCGGCCCGGCCGCTGCCGAGTGCCTGAAGAGCGGCTCCCTCACCTGCCTCCTCTCCGAGGACTGCAGCCACGTGCTCTTCGGGGTGGTGGCCGGGGTGCCGAAGCAGAGGGCGGCCCACCGGGACCGCATCTGGCTGCACATCCAGACCTATCGCCACCGGCAGCTCCTCACCCACCTGGGAAGAACCAGCTTCACCATGGTGGAGTCCCCAGCCTTCTTCGAGGCGTACCGGCACGtcctggaggggctgcaggagctgagccCCACCGCCGTGCCCTTCGGCCGCTACCTGGTGCACTGCAAGCCCTCCATCCGCCGCCCCGCGCACCTCGGCGCCGACAGGCTCTTCAGCCTCGCGCCGCTGCTGCCGGACGGCAAGGAGAAG GGAGAGAAGCCGGCGGTGGACCTCTCTGCCGTGAGCCTGGAGGACCCGGAGGTCTGGTCCCCGAAGATTTTCCCCCACTTGGACGAGTCTCAGCTCGCAGCCATCCGGCTGGCGCTGAGCAGGGAGTTCGTGCTTATTCAGGGCCCCCCCGGCACAG GCAAAACCTTCATCGGACTCAAGATCACGGAGCTGCTGCTGCGAAACCAGGGGGGCGAACCATGGGGGGAGCGGCCACCCCTTCTGGTGGTGTGCTACACCAACCATGCCCTCGACCAGTTCATGGAAG gCATCCTCCAGTTCCAGCCCTCCAAAGTGGTGCGCATCGGGGGAAAATGCCGAAGCAAGAAGGTGAtgggctgctccctgcagctgctccgGCAAAGAGCGCTCTGCGGGCCGTGGGGGGCCGGCAGCCGGCGGCAGTATGCGCAG ATGCGGAGCGCCTTGCAGGAGCAAGAGAAGAGCATCGCCTTCCACACAGAGGTGCGGGGGCTGCTCCACCGCGGCATCCTCACCGCCAGCGAGCTGGAAACAGAGATCATGAATGATGACCTGCTCTTCAAGGTG GGTGTGGGCGGCCGTCGCAGCCCTgctggggggctggggctgagaTCAACCTTCCccgtcacccccccccccagggtgctGTGCATCTGGACATGCTGCAGTGGCTGCAGGTGCAGCCCACGGTGCCGCCGGAGGACGGGAGCCCGCGGCGAGGCCAGGACCACGTGGCAG GCACGGAGcaaggggccgggggggggccgaggGGGCCCTGAGgtggaggagagctgggagcCGCGCAGGGACGAGCGGTGCCTGGACGAGGAAGAGGAGTTCGACCCCGCGGAGGCCGAGAGGAGACGAGCCCGGGAGAAGTTCGCCTACATCATCCCCGAAGAAGAGGG CCCGCTGGACGCCCAGCTGGCCCGCCGGCTGCAGGACAGCGATGCCATGACCGACAGGGAGGTCGGGCACCTGAGGAGCCTCTGGCAGCTCCGGCTCGGCGACCGGTGGCGGCTCTACAG GCGGTGGCTGGGTGCCTACGGCGAGGCGTTGGAGGAGGCACTGGCGAGGCGGCTGGAGGAGTACGAGCAGAGCGCAGCCCAGTTGGCCCAGCACCAGCTCCAGGAGGACCTGCAGATCCTCAGGCAGAGCCGCGTCATCGGGATGACGACCACGG GGGCTGCCAAGTACCGCAAGCTGCTGCAGAGCGTCCGGCCCCAGACGGTGATCGTGGAAGAGGCTGCAGAGATCCTGGAGGCGCACGTCCTGACCTGCCTCACCGCCTCCTGCAAGCACCTCATCCTCATCGGGGACCACCAGCAG CTGAGACCCAAACCTGCCGATTACACCTTGGAGAAGAAATACCGCCTCGGCATCTCCCTCTTCGAGCGGATGATCAACAACGAGATCCCCCACGTGCAGCTGCTGTGCCAG CACCGCATGCGCCCGGAGATCTCCCAGCTGCTCGTCCCCTTTTTCTACGAGGCGCTGAGGGACCACCCGGCCGTCGGCGGCTACGAGAAGATCAAG ggCGTCGAGAGCAGCGTCTTCTTCATCCAGCACGCGGGGGCCGAGGACCTCAGCGGCCACACCGGCAGCTACAGCAACCGCTCGGAGGCCGCTTTCCTGGTGCACCTCTGCAAGtacctgctggagcagggctaCGCCAAGGGGCAGCTCACCGTCCTGACACCCTACAGCGGCCAGGTGGCCACCATCCGGCAGCTGCTGGCCAGGAGGGACATGGCCAAGGTTGCCGTCTGCACCGTGGATGACTTCCAAGGGGAGGAGAGCGACATCGTCCTGCTCTCGCTGGTGCGGAGCAACCCGGAGGGGCGGATCGGCTTCCTCGGGGACCGGCACCGCATCTGCGTGGCTTTCTCCCGCGCCAGAAAGGGCTTCTACTGCATCGGCGACCTGGAAGGCATCGCGCGGGGCGCCGGCGGCCGGCTCTGGGCCGAGATCCTGGCCGCCCTGAAGAGCAAGGGCCTGGTGGGCGACGGGCTGGCGCTGACCTGCCAAAACCACCCCGAGGTGACGGCGACGGTGCGGGACGCCTCCGACTTCAGGCAAAGCCCCGAGGGCGGCTGCACGCGCCGGTGCCGGATGCCGCTGCCCTGCGGCCACCCCTGCCCGCGCCACTGCCACCCGCGCGACCGCGAGCACCGGCGGGcgcactgctgcctgccctgcgcCCGGCCGCCCTGCGAGCGCGGCCACCCCTGCCCCAAGCTCTGCTGGGAAGAGTGCGGCCCTTGCCTCAAGAAGGTGGAGAAGGTCCTGCCCCGCTGCGGCCACCGGCAGCGCCTGCCGTGCCACGTGCCGGCCGAGCGCTGGCGCTGCCAGGAGCCCTGCCCGCGGCCACTCGCCTGCGGCCACCCCTGCCCGCGGCGCTGCGGGGACGACTGCGGCGGGGACGACTGCGGTAGGGACGACTGCCGCAGGGAGGACCGCGGTGGGGACGACCGCGGTGGGGACGACCGCAGTGGGGACAGCTGCGGTGGGGACAACCGTGGTGGGGATGACTGCAGCGGGGACGACTGCAGCGGGGACGAATGCAGTGGGGACGACTGCCGCAGGGATGACTGCAGTGGGGATGACTGCGGCGGGGATAACCATGGTGGGGATGACTGCAGCGGGGACGACTGCGGTGGGCACAACTGCGGCAAGGCGGTGGAGGGGGTCCTGCCACACGAccagcctgcctgcacccagaaagagctggctgctgcctgccaggagaGCAGCCGGCAGAGCCTGGAGTGA
- the HGH1 gene encoding protein HGH1 homolog isoform X1: MLETPGMAAKEKEEAAAAAELAELLSPAAGQAAREGAAEAALALSGDAAGRRLLVGQPAAMAALLELAAGPSPPAARHALGCLVNLSAEPAAREPLLAALPALLGLLPGGPACGVLANLCRERGAARRVLRGLREGGPGLEPLLQALGQPRPPSQLGPLLCNLSQLPEGRRGLLDRSRCSVQRLLPFTQYQDSVVHRRGVVGALRNCCFEYEDHEWLLSEEVDILPFLLLPLAGPEEFPEDEMERLPVDLQYLPQDKQREEEPDIRKMLLEAIMLLTATKAGRHTVREKGTYLILRELHRWEREPAVLAACEKLIQVLIGDEPGPGMENLLEVNIPEEVEQQLQSLDREEEEEQERWRREQEERGSTPRSEEPSR; this comes from the exons ATGTTGGAGACGCCCGGCATGGCGGcgaaggagaaggaggaggcggcggcggcggcggagctgGCGGAGCTGCTGTCCCCGGCGGCGGGCCAGGCGGCGCGGGAGGGCGCGGCGGAGGCGGCGCTGGCCCTGTCGGGGGatgcggcggggcggcggctgCTGGTGGGACAACCGGCGGCCATGGCGGCCTTGCTGGAGCTGGCGGCGGGGCCGTCCCCGCCGGCGGCCCGCCACGCTCTGGGCTGCCTGGTGAACCTCTCGGCCGAACCGGCGGCCCGCGAACCCCTGTTGGCCGCGCTGCCAGCTCTACTGGGGCTGCTGCCGGGCGGGCCGGCCTGCGGGGTGCTGGCTAACCTCTGCCGGGAGCGGGGGGCGGCTCGGCGGGTGCTGCGGGGCCTGCGGGAGGGCGGCCCCGGGCTGGAGCCGCTCCTCCAGGCGCTCGGTCAACCCCGGCCGCCTTCCCAGCTCGGCCCGCTGCTCTGCAACCTCAGCCAGCTGCCCGAGGGCCGCCGTGGGCTCCTCGATCGCTCCCG GTGCTCGGTGCAGCGGCTGCTGCCCTTCACGCAGTACCAGGACTCCGTCGTCCATCGCCGGGGAGTCGTGGGGGCACTGAGGAACTGCTGCTTCGAGTACG AGGACCACGAGTGGCTGCTGAGTGAGGAGGTCGACAttctgcccttcctcctcctgcctctagCAGGCCCCGAGGAATTTCCTGAGGATGAGATGGAAA GGCTGCCCGTGGACCTGCAGTACCTGCCGCAGGACAAGCAGCGAGAGGAAGAACCTGACATCCGGAAGATGCTGCTGGAAGCCATCATGCTG CTCACAGCCACCAAGGCCGGCCGGCACACggtgagggagaaggggacGTACCTGATCCTGCGGGAGCTGCACCGCTGGGAACGGGAGCCCGCCGTGCTGGCTGCCTGCGAGAAGCTCATTCAG GTGCTGATCGGGGACGAGCCCGGCCCAGGGATGGAGAACCTGCTGGAGGTGAACATCCCCGAGGaggtggagcagcagctgcagagcctggatcgggaggaggaggaggaacaggagCGGTGGCGGCgggagcaggaggagcgggGCTCGACGCCGCGCTCCGAAGAGCCGTCGCGGTGA
- the HGH1 gene encoding protein HGH1 homolog isoform X3, with amino-acid sequence MLETPGMAAKEKEEAAAAAELAELLSPAAGQAAREGAAEAALALSGDAAGRRLLVGQPAAMAALLELAAGPSPPAARHALGCLVNLSAEPAAREPLLAALPALLGLLPGGPACGVLANLCRERGAARRVLRGLREGGPGLEPLLQALGQPRPPSQLGPLLCNLSQLPEGRRGLLDRSRCSVQRLLPFTQYQDSVVHRRGVVGALRNCCFEYGLPVDLQYLPQDKQREEEPDIRKMLLEAIMLLTATKAGRHTVREKGTYLILRELHRWEREPAVLAACEKLIQVLIGDEPGPGMENLLEVNIPEEVEQQLQSLDREEEEEQERWRREQEERGSTPRSEEPSR; translated from the exons ATGTTGGAGACGCCCGGCATGGCGGcgaaggagaaggaggaggcggcggcggcggcggagctgGCGGAGCTGCTGTCCCCGGCGGCGGGCCAGGCGGCGCGGGAGGGCGCGGCGGAGGCGGCGCTGGCCCTGTCGGGGGatgcggcggggcggcggctgCTGGTGGGACAACCGGCGGCCATGGCGGCCTTGCTGGAGCTGGCGGCGGGGCCGTCCCCGCCGGCGGCCCGCCACGCTCTGGGCTGCCTGGTGAACCTCTCGGCCGAACCGGCGGCCCGCGAACCCCTGTTGGCCGCGCTGCCAGCTCTACTGGGGCTGCTGCCGGGCGGGCCGGCCTGCGGGGTGCTGGCTAACCTCTGCCGGGAGCGGGGGGCGGCTCGGCGGGTGCTGCGGGGCCTGCGGGAGGGCGGCCCCGGGCTGGAGCCGCTCCTCCAGGCGCTCGGTCAACCCCGGCCGCCTTCCCAGCTCGGCCCGCTGCTCTGCAACCTCAGCCAGCTGCCCGAGGGCCGCCGTGGGCTCCTCGATCGCTCCCG GTGCTCGGTGCAGCGGCTGCTGCCCTTCACGCAGTACCAGGACTCCGTCGTCCATCGCCGGGGAGTCGTGGGGGCACTGAGGAACTGCTGCTTCGAGTACG GGCTGCCCGTGGACCTGCAGTACCTGCCGCAGGACAAGCAGCGAGAGGAAGAACCTGACATCCGGAAGATGCTGCTGGAAGCCATCATGCTG CTCACAGCCACCAAGGCCGGCCGGCACACggtgagggagaaggggacGTACCTGATCCTGCGGGAGCTGCACCGCTGGGAACGGGAGCCCGCCGTGCTGGCTGCCTGCGAGAAGCTCATTCAG GTGCTGATCGGGGACGAGCCCGGCCCAGGGATGGAGAACCTGCTGGAGGTGAACATCCCCGAGGaggtggagcagcagctgcagagcctggatcgggaggaggaggaggaacaggagCGGTGGCGGCgggagcaggaggagcgggGCTCGACGCCGCGCTCCGAAGAGCCGTCGCGGTGA
- the HGH1 gene encoding protein HGH1 homolog isoform X2, which translates to MLETPGMAAKEKEEAAAAAELAELLSPAAGQAAREGAAEAALALSGDAAGRRLLVGQPAAMAALLELAAGPSPPAARHALGCLVNLSAEPAAREPLLAALPALLGLLPGGPACGVLANLCRERGAARRVLRGLREGGPGLEPLLQALGQPRPPSQLGPLLCNLSQLPEGRRGLLDRSRCSVQRLLPFTQYQDSVVHRRGVVGALRNCCFEYGLPVDLQYLPQDKQREEEPDIRKMLLEAIMLMTPSWEEQLVHQRVVLASRETSPGWRNGPTRTSWSSLRRRNDLRQQDAEGNDGLESSSADEALGVLVNAALNTSQQQHAPVAKAAKGVLGCMRSSVTAGRGTSAQH; encoded by the exons ATGTTGGAGACGCCCGGCATGGCGGcgaaggagaaggaggaggcggcggcggcggcggagctgGCGGAGCTGCTGTCCCCGGCGGCGGGCCAGGCGGCGCGGGAGGGCGCGGCGGAGGCGGCGCTGGCCCTGTCGGGGGatgcggcggggcggcggctgCTGGTGGGACAACCGGCGGCCATGGCGGCCTTGCTGGAGCTGGCGGCGGGGCCGTCCCCGCCGGCGGCCCGCCACGCTCTGGGCTGCCTGGTGAACCTCTCGGCCGAACCGGCGGCCCGCGAACCCCTGTTGGCCGCGCTGCCAGCTCTACTGGGGCTGCTGCCGGGCGGGCCGGCCTGCGGGGTGCTGGCTAACCTCTGCCGGGAGCGGGGGGCGGCTCGGCGGGTGCTGCGGGGCCTGCGGGAGGGCGGCCCCGGGCTGGAGCCGCTCCTCCAGGCGCTCGGTCAACCCCGGCCGCCTTCCCAGCTCGGCCCGCTGCTCTGCAACCTCAGCCAGCTGCCCGAGGGCCGCCGTGGGCTCCTCGATCGCTCCCG GTGCTCGGTGCAGCGGCTGCTGCCCTTCACGCAGTACCAGGACTCCGTCGTCCATCGCCGGGGAGTCGTGGGGGCACTGAGGAACTGCTGCTTCGAGTACG GGCTGCCCGTGGACCTGCAGTACCTGCCGCAGGACAAGCAGCGAGAGGAAGAACCTGACATCCGGAAGATGCTGCTGGAAGCCATCATGCTG atgacaccgagctgggaggagcagctggTACACCAGAGGGTCGTGCTGGCATCCAGAGAGACCTCgccaggctggagaaatgggccgACAAGGACTTCGTGGAGCTCCTTGAGGAGAAGGAACGACCTTAGGCAGCAGGACGCAGAGGGGAACGAtgggctggaaagcagctctgcgGACgaggccctgggggtcctggtgaaCGCCGCGCTGAACACgagccagcagcagcacgcTCCTGTGGCAAAGGCGGCAAAgggtgtcctgggctgcatgaggaGCAGTGTCACAGCAGGACGAGGGACATCTGCTCAGCACTGA